From Saprospiraceae bacterium, one genomic window encodes:
- a CDS encoding amino acid permease, whose product MELKRTLGFRVVLAIVIGGVIGSGIFMKPATMAGQLGSAEGLLAVWILAGLMTLCGALTNAEAAAMFPETGGQYVFFKKMYGDGFAFIYGWSAFAVFNTAGTASIAFVCAQYLSAYTPALELTMETISAYTFHIPGLGQFSILENLDLKILTIGLLFMGAAINVWSTKHSGRLQLFLSLLKLIAILVLVMGALFYSKSTPFHLDTVLYHEEIGMGAFLLALTGAFWAYDGWNNINYVAGEVIQPQRTIPRALVIGIVVSILVYILLNLSFVKIMGIQNMAESEYIGSDAASVIWGSAGAIFVSLLIILSVAGAVHSNVLSCSRATYAFTADFGVLKNIYKVNPLTGTPARAIWLNQSISLLLVLTGSFDRLTDMLIFVSWFFYGMSALGVILLRIKQPELPRPYKAPGYPWTAVVFVLFSTTYLFLSLYSDIQMYMEGKTVFINSIFGILISLIGWPLYVWSRKQSNHSAGS is encoded by the coding sequence ATGGAGCTAAAAAGAACTTTGGGATTCCGTGTTGTCCTTGCAATAGTCATTGGCGGAGTGATTGGGTCCGGAATTTTTATGAAACCGGCTACCATGGCCGGACAGCTGGGTTCTGCGGAAGGCTTGTTGGCGGTTTGGATTCTAGCTGGTTTGATGACGCTATGTGGCGCTTTGACCAATGCTGAAGCTGCAGCGATGTTTCCGGAGACCGGTGGTCAATATGTTTTCTTTAAAAAAATGTACGGAGATGGTTTTGCATTTATTTATGGATGGTCAGCGTTTGCGGTTTTTAATACTGCGGGTACTGCATCCATTGCTTTTGTCTGCGCTCAATATTTAAGCGCCTATACACCAGCCTTAGAGCTAACAATGGAGACTATATCAGCATACACATTTCACATTCCCGGCCTTGGTCAGTTTTCAATTTTAGAAAATTTGGACCTCAAAATATTAACCATTGGACTGCTTTTTATGGGCGCTGCCATCAATGTCTGGAGCACAAAACATTCCGGGCGTTTGCAATTATTCCTCAGTCTGTTAAAACTTATTGCTATTCTGGTTTTGGTAATGGGCGCCTTGTTTTATTCAAAGAGTACTCCATTTCATTTGGATACCGTGCTCTATCATGAGGAAATTGGAATGGGCGCATTCTTATTGGCTCTCACTGGCGCATTCTGGGCATATGATGGTTGGAACAACATCAATTATGTGGCCGGAGAAGTCATCCAGCCACAAAGGACTATTCCTCGTGCATTGGTTATTGGAATTGTTGTCAGTATTTTGGTATACATTTTACTTAATTTGAGTTTTGTAAAAATCATGGGCATACAGAACATGGCGGAGTCTGAATACATAGGATCGGATGCGGCAAGCGTCATTTGGGGAAGCGCTGGTGCTATATTTGTAAGTTTATTGATTATTCTATCGGTTGCTGGTGCAGTACACTCCAATGTGCTATCCTGCTCCAGAGCCACCTATGCATTCACTGCGGATTTTGGTGTACTGAAAAATATTTACAAAGTGAATCCATTGACCGGAACACCAGCCAGGGCAATTTGGCTCAATCAGTCGATCAGTTTGCTCTTGGTTTTGACCGGTTCATTTGATCGGCTAACAGACATGTTGATTTTTGTCAGTTGGTTTTTTTATGGTATGAGTGCACTCGGAGTGATTCTTCTAAGGATAAAGCAACCTGAGTTACCGCGCCCCTACAAAGCTCCGGGTTATCCCTGGACTGCAGTTGTCTTTGTTTTATTCTCAACGACCTATTTATTCCTGAGTCTGTACAGTGATATTCAAATGTATATGGAAGGAAAGACTGTGTTCATCAATTCCATATTTGGAATTTTAATAAGTCTGATTGGATGGCCGCTGTATGTTTGGTCAAGAAAACAATCAAATCATTCCGCCGGATCCTGA
- a CDS encoding N-acetylmuramoyl-L-alanine amidase: MENYDFRPAGLLVMYFILFMVSSPVFSMFNNDPKVQLIGTYTVVLDAGHGGHDSGAKGKSCLEKEINLSVCKLTAELLRDKMPNSRIVFTREDDQFVSLQKRAQAANQNKAGLFVSIHCNAHKDRTIRGSETYIMGLHKTAENLEVAQTENAIFLHELESENIQHNTPESHILMSHYLEQNLMEGLRFAEDCENKFGVCHPGGSRGVRQAGFLVLHQVVIPAVLVELGYLSHPEEEQWLCSAEGQCQLAQALADSIVDYFAKKEFLARKN; the protein is encoded by the coding sequence ATGGAAAACTACGATTTCCGACCGGCCGGGTTGCTGGTGATGTATTTTATTTTATTCATGGTCAGCAGCCCGGTCTTTTCGATGTTCAATAACGACCCAAAAGTACAACTTATTGGCACTTATACTGTGGTATTGGATGCAGGTCATGGTGGTCATGATTCGGGAGCCAAGGGAAAAAGTTGTTTGGAAAAAGAAATAAACCTCTCAGTTTGTAAATTAACTGCAGAATTGCTCAGGGACAAGATGCCCAACAGCAGAATTGTTTTTACCAGAGAAGACGATCAGTTTGTCAGTCTCCAAAAGAGGGCACAGGCAGCCAATCAAAACAAGGCTGGCCTTTTTGTAAGCATTCATTGCAATGCGCACAAGGATAGGACAATAAGGGGTTCTGAAACTTATATCATGGGTCTCCACAAGACCGCGGAAAATCTGGAAGTTGCTCAAACCGAAAATGCCATTTTCCTCCATGAACTTGAGTCTGAAAACATTCAACACAATACTCCTGAATCTCATATATTGATGAGCCACTATCTGGAACAAAACTTAATGGAAGGTTTAAGATTTGCAGAAGACTGTGAAAACAAGTTTGGAGTTTGTCATCCGGGTGGTAGCCGGGGTGTCCGTCAGGCTGGATTTCTTGTATTGCATCAGGTCGTAATACCGGCTGTTTTGGTGGAATTGGGTTATCTCAGTCATCCGGAGGAAGAGCAATGGCTTTGTTCAGCTGAAGGACAGTGCCAGTTGGCACAAGCCCTAGCAGATTCGATTGTGGATTATTTTGCAAAAAAAGAATTTCTGGCTAGGAAAAACTGA
- a CDS encoding homogentisate 1,2-dioxygenase, which produces MHYHKLGEIPHKRHTQFRNQDGRLYSEQLFSTEGFSDLYSLLYHCMPPTQIVQVDEPYSVAPSTIHDKQLKHRCLKGFHVVPESDYLKSRKPVLVNSDCKISLAAPTNSMTDYFFKNADADEVVFIHQGTGTLKTMYGNLRFEYGDYLVIPRGTIYQFQFDQSDNRLLIIESSGPITFPKRYRNSFGQLLEHSPFCERDVRKPMDLETHDEKGNFLLYIKKQEMMYPYHYLGHPFDVVGWDGFVYPFALSIHDFEPITGRVHQPPPVHQTFDGHNFVICSFVPRLYDYHPLSIPAPYNHSNIDSDELLYYVDGDFMSRKHVEKGMITLHPGGIPHGPHPGTVEKSIGAKETRELAVMVDTFRPLLMTTHAAEIEDPNYYLSWLTDKQSGGIAMNEITS; this is translated from the coding sequence ATACTCAGTTTAGAAACCAGGATGGGAGATTGTACAGCGAGCAGTTGTTTAGCACCGAAGGTTTTTCAGACCTCTACAGTTTGCTATACCACTGCATGCCCCCCACCCAGATCGTTCAAGTCGATGAACCTTATTCTGTGGCTCCCTCAACGATTCACGACAAGCAGTTGAAACATCGTTGCCTGAAGGGTTTTCATGTGGTTCCTGAGAGCGATTACCTCAAAAGCCGCAAACCTGTGCTCGTCAACAGCGATTGTAAAATCAGCTTAGCAGCACCAACAAATAGCATGACCGATTATTTTTTTAAGAATGCAGACGCCGATGAAGTGGTTTTTATACACCAGGGTACTGGTACTTTAAAAACTATGTATGGCAATCTGAGATTTGAGTATGGTGATTATTTGGTGATCCCCAGAGGTACCATTTATCAATTCCAATTTGACCAATCCGACAATCGGCTTTTGATCATAGAGTCTTCAGGACCCATTACCTTTCCAAAACGCTACCGCAACTCCTTTGGACAATTGTTGGAGCATTCTCCTTTTTGCGAACGCGATGTTCGCAAACCAATGGATTTAGAGACCCATGATGAGAAAGGTAATTTTTTACTCTACATCAAAAAGCAAGAGATGATGTATCCTTATCATTATCTCGGACATCCTTTTGATGTTGTCGGCTGGGATGGTTTTGTTTATCCCTTTGCGCTCTCCATTCATGACTTCGAACCAATTACCGGTAGAGTCCATCAACCACCTCCTGTCCATCAAACATTTGATGGGCATAATTTTGTGATTTGTTCTTTTGTTCCCAGACTGTACGATTACCACCCATTATCGATTCCAGCACCATACAACCACAGCAATATTGACAGCGACGAACTGCTTTATTATGTGGATGGTGATTTTATGAGCAGAAAACATGTCGAGAAAGGTATGATTACCTTACATCCGGGTGGTATTCCACATGGTCCACATCCGGGTACTGTGGAAAAAAGCATCGGAGCCAAAGAAACCCGCGAACTGGCCGTCATGGTGGATACTTTTAGACCATTGCTGATGACAACCCATGCGGCGGAAATAGAGGATCCAAACTATTATCTGAGCTGGTTGACAGATAAACAGAGTGGGGGCATTGCCATGAATGAAATCACCTCTTAG
- a CDS encoding MCE family protein, which yields MKLSSEVKIGILATVTLAILVIGYRFLKGSNLFDRSKLYYAMYRDVEMLDASAPVLARGIKVGTVIKVALKPDNPDSVIVTMDVKEEIKLPVDAVAVLVSTGLMGGKAIELRFHHHCEDDCMPNKSFIRSETQSLLGGMVNTQELKSYMKDLGPDLDTLMNKSQLGSNVNKSSVDLAITLQNFAEISKQLQSLLKSSDRHIQNSLQNIDKLTNSLASNTKTIDKTLHHLSAITEQLKEADPGKLVKNSDQAIQEINKTVTEAKEAVKQLSNLLTEIDKGQGSLGKLIKDPALFKNLEKSTKNIDLLLQDMRLNPNRYIHISVFGSKNKQYEKPAQDPAE from the coding sequence TTGAAACTTAGTTCTGAAGTTAAGATTGGTATTCTTGCCACCGTTACACTTGCCATCCTTGTGATCGGATATCGTTTTTTGAAAGGCAGTAATTTGTTTGACCGTTCAAAGCTGTATTATGCCATGTACAGAGATGTGGAGATGCTGGACGCTTCGGCTCCTGTATTGGCCAGGGGAATCAAAGTGGGTACAGTCATTAAAGTCGCTTTAAAACCAGATAATCCGGACTCTGTAATTGTTACGATGGATGTTAAAGAAGAGATCAAACTTCCTGTCGATGCTGTCGCTGTTTTGGTTTCAACGGGACTCATGGGTGGTAAGGCGATCGAACTCAGATTTCATCATCATTGTGAAGATGATTGTATGCCCAACAAAAGTTTTATCCGGTCAGAAACCCAATCACTTTTAGGGGGAATGGTGAATACCCAGGAGTTGAAAAGTTATATGAAGGATTTAGGTCCCGATCTGGACACCCTCATGAATAAAAGTCAGTTGGGATCCAATGTAAACAAATCCAGTGTAGATCTTGCCATCACATTACAGAATTTTGCAGAAATCAGTAAGCAGCTCCAAAGTCTTTTGAAATCATCCGATCGGCACATTCAAAATTCATTGCAAAATATTGACAAACTGACCAACTCACTCGCGTCCAACACCAAGACCATCGATAAGACACTCCATCATTTGTCTGCAATCACCGAGCAGCTCAAAGAAGCAGACCCAGGTAAGTTGGTAAAGAATTCTGATCAAGCCATTCAGGAAATCAATAAAACGGTGACTGAAGCCAAAGAGGCTGTAAAACAACTCTCCAATTTATTAACAGAAATAGACAAAGGGCAAGGCAGTTTGGGAAAATTAATCAAGGACCCGGCTTTGTTTAAAAATCTTGAAAAATCAACCAAGAATATAGACTTGCTTCTTCAGGATATGCGACTGAATCCAAACCGGTACATTCACATTTCTGTGTTTGGAAGTAAAAATAAACAATACGAAAAACCCGCTCAGGATCCGGCGGAATGA